The window ACTTGGGCAGCGGGTGACTCTGGGGGAGGTTGGAGGGAGCCGGCCTTTCCCAGGCGACAGGACCCTGGGCCTCCAGCTTTGTCCGGCTGTGCCAGCCGCTGGACTCTGTGCCTTCTGGGTCTCTGCGCGGCGTCCACTGGCTGGGGACCGTGGGCTGGGCTGAAGAGGCCAGCGGGGAGCCCTGGGCCTCCTTGGATGGCTTGGGGACCACAATGAAGGAGTTGGGCCGGCCCTCGCTGTAGAAGATGCTGTCAGAGGCGGCCTCGGGCTGGCGGCTATGGCTGCGGATACTCCCTGGCAGTGAGGACCTGCCCAGCGCGGCCCCTCCAGACCTCCCCTTCTGTGCTCTTTGCCTGGCTGCCAGAAGCAAGGCCATTGGGGAGCCCGGCTCCACCACTTCCCCAGTCACCGGGTGCCTGAGGAGTTCATCGCGAGGCTGGGCCGGGGAGGGGGGTTTGGCTGGCAGCCCCTGGGGCTCCTTCACCTCCACAGTCTCCCCTGACCCTGCAGCCTCTCCCCTGGCCAGGGTGGGCATCACCACTGCAATCTCCCTGCTGGAGCTGTTTTGGCTGCGGTGTGGCTTGTAGAGGAACTGCACCTCCTCTCGGCCAGGGACCATCTTTGGGAGGAGGACTAAAGATGAAGGGCCCCCCTGTGCGGGCAGCTTACTGGCCTCTGAGGGGGACCCCTCCGCCTCCAGCTGGGAAGGCAGTGTGAGTTCTTGAAATTCCACTGGCTTCTCCTCATTCCCAGAAAGGACTGGGCCTTTCTCTGATATCAACTGGGATGATGTGGTGGGCAGAATTGTGCCTGTGGATGATATGGCTGGTCCAGGAGTCAGCTGAGGTGGTGTGGCTGGCCCGGGTGTGGGCTTGGGTGGTGTGGCTGGCCCGGGCATGGGCTTGGGTGGTGTGGCTGGCCCGGGTGTGGGCTTGGGTGGTGTGGCTGGCCCGGGAGTGGTCTTGGGTGGTGTGGCTGACCCACGTGTGGCCTTGGGTGACGTGGCTGGCCTGGGCGTGGTCTTGGGTGATGTGGCTGGCCCAAGTGTAGCCTTGGTCTGGACTGGCCTGGTTGGCAGAGATGTGGTGGGTTGAGCTTGCAGATTCTTGGCCATAGGCTTGGAGAATTTGCCATTATTGGCCCCATTTTCAAAGATTCTTACCCCCTCTGGCAGGGGTTTGGGGGGCAGGGACTCCATGCTGGGTTTGGCTTCCTTCTCTGCTGATGAGGAAAGCCTGGCCTCCAGCTCATTTCGGATCCATTGGACCCTAGGGGTTGGGAAGTCTTGGGGGCTGTAGTCcacagggggcaggggcaggctggCGGTGGCCTCCTTCTCTGGCAGGCTGCTGCTGTAGGGACTTGTCTTCTCAGGAGCATTTGGGGGACTCTCCCTCTCCTGCAGGCTTGGGGGAGATTCCTTTTCTGGCAGGCTGGGGTGAGACTCTTTTTCCGGCAGGCTGGCACCCTTCCGGCTCTGAGAAGCCACCAGTGGGCCTTGCCTGTGACTGAGAAGTCGGTCCTCTCTCCTGGAGCCACAAAGATAGGCTGCCAGCTCGCTGCGCAGCTTTTCCAACTGGCTGGGATCCCGCCAGTCCACAGGGGCTGAAGAAACTGTGTTTTCTGGGCTGGGGGGCTTGGGTTTGGGTTTGGGAGCAGAAGAACTGGATTTGGGGCTTTTCACAAACCCAGGAGGTGGAGGGGCTGCCTTCTCAGCAGAAGGCAAAGGAGGAGCAGCAGGAGGAAGGGGAGGtgctgggggagggagagggggtgcaggtggggggaggggaggggctgggggtggagtcTCAGCCTGTTCATTTGTCCAGGACTGGACCTGGCCCAGCCTTGGGCTGGCTGGTGCCACTGCCCTGAGCTCCCCTGGGCTGCCGGCCTCAGGGGCCCTGTCAGGGTAGGCCTGGGAGGCAGGGCGGATGTGGAAGCTGGGAGGCAGTGGGAGCCTGCTGGGGGCCTTCTTGGTGGCCCCCTCTTTCTCTGGGGGAGCCTCTTGTGCTTCCTGAACTGGGATGGACGAAGTCCTTACTGGGGTTGGGGGAGGCACCTTGAACGAACGGGGGAAGGTGAGGTGGGGCTCTGACTGGGGTCCCTTTGGTTCAGCGGGGCTCCTGGGGGGGCTGGTTCTGGGGGCCTCTGACTGCCTGCCATTCAGTGCTACCTCTGATTTCCACTTGGTGACCACCCCGGGGGGAAAGAGCGGCCCCTTTGGTATACCAGGAGACACTGGAGCTAGGGGTGCTGGGGCTGGCagagggggtgctggggggacTAGAAAGGCCAAGGGTGGGGCAGGAGGAATGAAGTCAGGAGGGGTGGGTGTGGAGGGGGAGGAAAGGGGGGATGGGGGGGATAAGGCCCCCAGtactgggggtggaggtggggccatgctgggtgggggcgggggtgggggttcGGGTTCCAGCAGcaggggaggtggaggaggagctgtgaaaggtggaggtgggggtggagactCTTCTCGAAACTGTGAGGTGTCTGGGGGTGGCCCTGGGGCCGGGCCTGGGGGAGGCGGGGGGATGAGTGGGTCCTGGCCATAGCGTCCATGCCTGAGGTCACCCACAGAGCTGTACAGCCGGAGGTTGCCGTTGACAAGAGTGCTGGAACCTGAGAGAAGGGAGGGGCAGGGATGAAGAGGAAGGCTGAGGCAGACCAGCCTTGGCAATCATTGCTTACCCAGGGTAGCTCGGGGGTGGGGGGCCACATCCAAGAGAAGAGCTGATTCATTTCATGCCTTTCCTCCTGCATACCGAGTGTGAGGGAGTGGCGGTGTCTCCAAAGCTATCCTGGGGTGACTGTCTTCTCTCTGGGCTGGGGACCCCCCCCACCTTTGGGGCCTGTACTGAATAGTCTCCATTTGGAGATCACAGGATGGGGGGCTCCGGGGGGTGGGAGCGCGGTGGAAAGGCCAGGGTGTTTATCTCCCGGGCTCCCACACAGGTTTGCAGTGCTCCTCCACTGCAGACCCCAGCTCCTGTAGGCTAGCCCTGCTCCCACAGCTACAGCCACGGCGCGGGGATACCAGCAGCCCTCGCTGTTGCCAGTCCCTGGATCGTCCCATTCACTCCAGGCCCCTTAACTCTGCTCACACTCTTGTATATCATCCTTTTACTCATCTCTCTTCTGTCACCATTTCGAGTGAGCCATCTGCTTCTTGCCAGAACCTTGACTGGTACAATGCCAGAAAGGCAGGTGTGCATATCCCAGCGCTACCACTTACCAGGTGTGTGACCTTAGATGCACTCAATAACCTCGTTGAGCCTCAGtctcatcatctataaaatgggcccGATCCTAGTAGACAATAAACTGTCACCCCTTTAACTACTATCACCTGCACTTGATTTTCCAGCCCCTATCAGACTGATGGACAAAGTGGGGGAGATATAGGAAGCCATGGATGAGGGCCAGAGGCCAGGGATCTCCTCGGTGAGGGAGGCTGGGTTAAAGACCCATAGGGAGGCAGAAGCAATTTGCCGGAACGACTTCTTTGGCCTCCTGCTTTCTAAAAGCCCTGGAGCTACAAGAAGTTTCCTACTTCCTAGAAGATTCTGGAGATGCTGGACTGCGGCTTGGCACGGGGTGTGTAGGAAAGCCGGCAACCTGGCCACTGAAGGGAGGCTGAGCGCCCCGGACCCCTCTGCTTGCTCTCTGAGGGGCAGCTGTCCTTCATCACCTCTCTCTCAGCTCCCAGAAGAGCGTAAACCTAGGGAATGTGCAGCTCCAAAGGGCTCCCTGGAGCTATctgactttaaaatgaaaaacaggtGGAGAGACCCATGCATGCTGCTGAGAGCGGGGATGGGAGACACCAACATTCACTCAGCACCCAGTGTTGGGCGCCAAGAGCTGGGATACAGCAGATAAAAATGCCCTCTTGGAGCTGATGTTTTAATGGGGAGAGGCAGATGATGAACATCGTAAACTGGTAAATGAGTTCCACTTTAGATGATGAGTGCTATGAGGGGTAAAGAAATAAACCAGAAAGGGGTGCTAGGGGTGGTCAGAGAAGACctcactgagaaggtgacatttgagcaaaggtGGAGGGGTGAGGAGTGAGCCTACTGCTATGTGGGGGGAGagctttccaggcagagggaactgcAGTGTGAAGACAAGAGTTGGAAATGTGCCTGGGGTATTTAAGAGCAAGAAGCCCAGGGGGCAGGAGCAGAAAAAGACAGGGAGCCAGAGCAGGAGATGAGGCCAGTTCCGGCAGTCCTTGTAGAGACATGGGAAGTCAGAGCAGGTTTTGAGCAGAGGTATATGAAGTGACTTCTGTTCATCCAATATTTCATTTACTCCCCAAGACCTGTATTTGTTTCTAATGTTCACTTGAAGCGTTGAGGTATAAGGGGTTAAGTGCCTTGCCCAAGGTAGCAGAGTTAAGCTGGGGGGTGAAGGTGGGGCTTGGAGCCAGGTCTGTCCCACTGTAGATTCTCTCTGTCACTTATGGTGTCTCTGTG is drawn from Tamandua tetradactyla isolate mTamTet1 chromosome 5, mTamTet1.pri, whole genome shotgun sequence and contains these coding sequences:
- the C5H6orf132 gene encoding uncharacterized protein C6orf132 homolog, yielding MKKNQTVQGTFSKLFGKKHAAATTTSLYATNPPWIFTQEAPEEGSRAFDGIYYGDNRFDTVSESGTATLKARPRVRPLLTFLPLNAQENHGLAVPTPSVPEGFVNKEVTGSSTLVNGNLRLYSSVGDLRHGRYGQDPLIPPPPPGPAPGPPPDTSQFREESPPPPPPFTAPPPPPLLLEPEPPPPPPPSMAPPPPPVLGALSPPSPLSSPSTPTPPDFIPPAPPLAFLVPPAPPLPAPAPLAPVSPGIPKGPLFPPGVVTKWKSEVALNGRQSEAPRTSPPRSPAEPKGPQSEPHLTFPRSFKVPPPTPVRTSSIPVQEAQEAPPEKEGATKKAPSRLPLPPSFHIRPASQAYPDRAPEAGSPGELRAVAPASPRLGQVQSWTNEQAETPPPAPPLPPPAPPLPPPAPPLPPAAPPLPSAEKAAPPPPGFVKSPKSSSSAPKPKPKPPSPENTVSSAPVDWRDPSQLEKLRSELAAYLCGSRREDRLLSHRQGPLVASQSRKGASLPEKESHPSLPEKESPPSLQERESPPNAPEKTSPYSSSLPEKEATASLPLPPVDYSPQDFPTPRVQWIRNELEARLSSSAEKEAKPSMESLPPKPLPEGVRIFENGANNGKFSKPMAKNLQAQPTTSLPTRPVQTKATLGPATSPKTTPRPATSPKATRGSATPPKTTPGPATPPKPTPGPATPPKPMPGPATPPKPTPGPATPPQLTPGPAISSTGTILPTTSSQLISEKGPVLSGNEEKPVEFQELTLPSQLEAEGSPSEASKLPAQGGPSSLVLLPKMVPGREEVQFLYKPHRSQNSSSREIAVVMPTLARGEAAGSGETVEVKEPQGLPAKPPSPAQPRDELLRHPVTGEVVEPGSPMALLLAARQRAQKGRSGGAALGRSSLPGSIRSHSRQPEAASDSIFYSEGRPNSFIVVPKPSKEAQGSPLASSAQPTVPSQWTPRRDPEGTESSGWHSRTKLEAQGPVAWERPAPSNLPQSHPLPKSFSSPPSPSYKREEEEEISFEVIPPPPEFSNDPAPPATALQNPGRRSSPPRNDFPDSGQAAPARSFSRFPAGARYSGAGAGAGGLDRFSGGGRSLIKKRLYVGEAPRSPGLPHGGPGRSLSTPNCFGPPPGGPFRAAAGPEMRRVNSAGRTPPGGLHSRRTSLESSARGAHYAGGGAGGEAKYKAPGGDYDFAPAVGRSPHSTPHYGSPINTFTVRPGTRHPISYAYSGAHQKAPS